One region of Wyeomyia smithii strain HCP4-BCI-WySm-NY-G18 chromosome 3, ASM2978416v1, whole genome shotgun sequence genomic DNA includes:
- the LOC129730861 gene encoding mantle protein-like — translation MKAFIVLSMALAIASCAAVDDSTSKKEKRGLWELGDDHSNFGYDDHHHHYDDDHHELKHISTTITKKVPVPYPVEVEKHVPFPVKVPYPVHVEKKVPVVVEKKVPVYVEKKVPVHVNRPVPYPVEVKVPVVQKEYVEVPKPYAVHVEKPVPVYVQKPVYVEKPIPVTVHIKEHKKHWGLF, via the exons ATGAAG GCGTTCATTGTGTTGTCCATGGCTTTGGCTATCGCTTCCTGCGCAGCAGTCGACGATTCCACTAGTAAGAAAGAAAAACGTGGCCTCTGGGAATTGGGCGATGATCATAGCAACTTCGGATATGATGATCACCATCACCACTATGACGACGATCATCACGAACTGAAGCACATTTCCACAACCATTACCAAGAAAGTCCCGGTCCCATACCCAGTTGAAGTTGAGAAACACGTCCCTTTTCCAGTGAAGGTCCCTTATCCGGTTCATGTCGAAAAGAAGGTTCCAGTTGTTGTTGAGAAAAAGGTCCCAGTCTACGTTGAGAAGAAGGTTCCAGTCCATGTCAATCGTCCAGTACCATACCCAGTGGAAGTGAAAGTTCCCGTTGTTCAAAAGGAATACGTCGAAGTGCCGAAACCATACGCAGTTCATGTTGAGAAGCCAGTTCCCGTGTACGTGCAGAAGCCAGTGTATGTCGAAAAACCTATCCCAGTGACGGTGCACATCAAGGAGCACAAGAAGCATTGGGGTCTGTTTTGA